The following are from one region of the Salmo trutta chromosome 22, fSalTru1.1, whole genome shotgun sequence genome:
- the LOC115158208 gene encoding transcriptional repressor p66-alpha isoform X5 has protein sequence MSEEAVRQTRSQKRALERDVVAPGSPEGELDIKKVKLENCEQPPAADGPIALVAVGGGDVVKTEQAAKVASMSILKTDEVKATIKVEVQTGDGPVDMSTSKSDLKKERQPLSPNNDVIVLSDNEPSSPVMNGLNHFRKTDTDLLMKSRPDERECIIKQLMEELRLQEAKLVLLKKLRQSQTQKESTVQKPTSGSVATPPPLVRGSMTSGKGVLQVSSVRSSGTVIPPPLVRGGQHVPSKQNSQATMPPLVRGAQQIASLRQQQQQHSGSGPPPLLLAPRASVPNVQVQGQRIIQQGLIRVANVPNTNVLVNIPQGSQKGSSVTSQAGMGSSVSTVQANESPAARQAAAKLALRKQLEKTLLDIPPPKPPAPEFNFLPSAANNEFIYLVGLEEVVQNLLDTLGRGKQQGQSVAPETPVPKEPHTCAQCKTDFTSRWRSEKSGPVLCDHCMSSNLKKALKAEHTNRLKAAFVKALQQEQEIEQRILHQAASPVSKTPSSSGMKSEHQQHVLVSQQYKQARAQLQQQHRGTPVARHHSSIKQSPGQLSRSVQQAVGSRSVSHSFPTSSQQLQNAVTAAALASRPGKHAMRPAQGTKGSSSNPSANPNAWRKQTTGNSGLTMAYVNPSLSVNKTTTSANLERQREYLLDMIPSRSISQTANTWK, from the exons ATGTCGGAGGAGGCGGTGCGTCAGACGCGCAGCCAGAAGCGGGCCCTGGAGAGGGACGTGGTGGCCCCTGGCAGCCCCGAGGGGGAGCTGGACATAAAGAAGGTGAAGCTGGAGAATTGTGAACAGCCACCTGCAGCAGACGGCCCTATAGCTCTAGTGGCTGTGGGGGGAGGAGATGTGGTGAAGACGGAGCAGGCAGCCAAGGTGGCCAGCATGAGCATCCTGAAGACCGACGAGGTCAAGGCTACCATCAAAGTGGAGGTGCAGACCGGGGACGGGCCTGTTGACATGAGCACGTCCAAGAG TGATTTAAAGAAAGAGAGGCAGCCCCTGTCACCAAACAATGACGTCATAGTGCTGTCAGACAACGAGCCGTCCAGCCCCGTCATGAACGGCCTGAACCACTTCAGGAAGACAGACACTGACCTGCTCATG AAGAGCAGGCCAGATGAGAGGGAGTGCATCATCAAACAGTTGATGGAGGAGCTGAGACTACAGGAGGCCAAGCTGGTGCTGCTGAAGAAACTACGACAGAGCCAGACACAGAAGGAGAGCACTGTACAGAAG ccaACCTCTGGCTCTGTAGCCACTCCTCCACCTCTGGTCAGAGGCAGCATGACATCAGGCAAAGGAGTGCTACAG GTGTCATCAGTCCGTAGCTCAGGCACAGTGATCCCTCCTCCATTGGTCCGGGGTGGGCAGCATGTCCCGTCCAAGCAGAACTCCCAGGCCACCATGCCACCCCTGGTCAGAGGGGCGCAG CAGATCGCGTCCCtgcggcagcagcagcagcagcactctgGGTCGGGCCCACCTCCCCTGCTGCTGGCCCCCAGAGCCTCGGTCCCCAACGTCCAGGTGCAGGGCCAGAGGATCATCCAGCAGGGCCTCATCAGGGTAGCCAACGTCCCAAACACCAACGTCCTGGTCAACATACCACAG GGCTCTCAGAAGGGCTCCTCCGTGACGTCCCAGGCCGGGATGGGCAGCAGTGTGTCCACGGTCCAGGCCAATGAGTCCCCGGCTGCTCGCCAGGCAGCTGCCAAGCTGGCTCTGCGTAAGCAGCTGGAGAAGACCCTGCTGGATATCCCTCCTCCCAAACCTCCCGCCCCTGAATTCAACTTCCTGCCGTCAGCAGCCAACAACGAGTTCATCTACCTGGTGGGCCTGGAGGAGGTGGTGCAGAACCTGCTGGACACACTGGGACGGG GCAAGCAGCAGGGTCAGTCTGTTGCCCCAGAGACCCCCGTCCCCAAGGAGCCACACACCTGCGCCCAGTGCAAGACTGACTTCACGTCGCGCTGGCGCTCGGAGAAGAGCGGCCCCGTCCTGTGCGACCACTGCATGTCGTCCAACCTGAAGAAGGCCCTGAAGGCAGAGCACACCAACCGGCTGAAGGCGGCCTTCGTCAAGGCCCTGCAGCAGGAGCAGGAGATAGAGCAGCGCATCCTCCATCAGGCCGCCTCCCCCGTCTCCAAAACACCCTCTTCCTCTGGGATGAAGAGCGAGCACCAGCAGCACGTGCTGGTGTCACAGCAGTACAAGCAGGCCAGAGCCCAACTTCAGCAGCAGCATAGAGGCACGCCTGTGGCCCGCCACCACTCCTCCATCAAGCAG AGCCCTGGTCAACTGTCCCGTAGTGTGCAGCAGGCGGTGGGGTCTCGCAGTGTCAGTCACTCGTTCCCCACATCCTCTCAGCAGCTTCAGAACGCTGTGACGGCGGCCGCGCTGGCCAGCAGGCCAGGTAAGCATGCCATGCGCCCGGCGCAGGGGACAAAGGGCAGCAGCAGTAACCCCTCGGCCAACCCCAACGCCTGGAGGAAGCAGACCACCGGGAACTCAG GTTTGACCATGGCCTATGTGAACCCCAGCCTGTCTGTCAACAAGACCACCACCTCAGCCAACCTGGAGCGCCAGAGAGAGTACCTCCTGGACATGATCCCCTCCCGCTCCATCTCCCAGACAGCCAACACATGGAAATAG
- the LOC115158208 gene encoding transcriptional repressor p66-alpha isoform X3: protein MSEEAVRQTRSQKRALERDVVAPGSPEGELDIKKVKLENCEQPPAADGPIALVAVGGGDVVKTEQAAKVASMSILKTDEVKATIKVEVQTGDGPVDMSTSKSDLKKERQPLSPNNDVIVLSDNEPSSPVMNGLNHFRKTDTDLLMKSRPDERECIIKQLMEELRLQEAKLVLLKKLRQSQTQKESTVQKPTSGSVATPPPLVRGSMTSGKGVLQVSSVRSSGTVIPPPLVRGGQHVPSKQNSQATMPPLVRGAQVTYTLQIASLRQQQQQHSGSGPPPLLLAPRASVPNVQVQGQRIIQQGLIRVANVPNTNVLVNIPQGSQKGSSVTSQAGMGSSVSTVQANESPAARQAAAKLALRKQLEKTLLDIPPPKPPAPEFNFLPSAANNEFIYLVGLEEVVQNLLDTLGRGKQQGQSVAPETPVPKEPHTCAQCKTDFTSRWRSEKSGPVLCDHCMSSNLKKALKAEHTNRLKAAFVKALQQEQEIEQRILHQAASPVSKTPSSSGMKSEHQQHVLVSQQYKQARAQLQQQHRGTPVARHHSSIKQSPGQLSRSVQQAVGSRSVSHSFPTSSQQLQNAVTAAALASRPGKHAMRPAQGTKGSSSNPSANPNAWRKQTTGNSGLTMAYVNPSLSVNKTTTSANLERQREYLLDMIPSRSISQTANTWK, encoded by the exons ATGTCGGAGGAGGCGGTGCGTCAGACGCGCAGCCAGAAGCGGGCCCTGGAGAGGGACGTGGTGGCCCCTGGCAGCCCCGAGGGGGAGCTGGACATAAAGAAGGTGAAGCTGGAGAATTGTGAACAGCCACCTGCAGCAGACGGCCCTATAGCTCTAGTGGCTGTGGGGGGAGGAGATGTGGTGAAGACGGAGCAGGCAGCCAAGGTGGCCAGCATGAGCATCCTGAAGACCGACGAGGTCAAGGCTACCATCAAAGTGGAGGTGCAGACCGGGGACGGGCCTGTTGACATGAGCACGTCCAAGAG TGATTTAAAGAAAGAGAGGCAGCCCCTGTCACCAAACAATGACGTCATAGTGCTGTCAGACAACGAGCCGTCCAGCCCCGTCATGAACGGCCTGAACCACTTCAGGAAGACAGACACTGACCTGCTCATG AAGAGCAGGCCAGATGAGAGGGAGTGCATCATCAAACAGTTGATGGAGGAGCTGAGACTACAGGAGGCCAAGCTGGTGCTGCTGAAGAAACTACGACAGAGCCAGACACAGAAGGAGAGCACTGTACAGAAG ccaACCTCTGGCTCTGTAGCCACTCCTCCACCTCTGGTCAGAGGCAGCATGACATCAGGCAAAGGAGTGCTACAG GTGTCATCAGTCCGTAGCTCAGGCACAGTGATCCCTCCTCCATTGGTCCGGGGTGGGCAGCATGTCCCGTCCAAGCAGAACTCCCAGGCCACCATGCCACCCCTGGTCAGAGGGGCGCAGGTAACTTATACTCTG CAGATCGCGTCCCtgcggcagcagcagcagcagcactctgGGTCGGGCCCACCTCCCCTGCTGCTGGCCCCCAGAGCCTCGGTCCCCAACGTCCAGGTGCAGGGCCAGAGGATCATCCAGCAGGGCCTCATCAGGGTAGCCAACGTCCCAAACACCAACGTCCTGGTCAACATACCACAG GGCTCTCAGAAGGGCTCCTCCGTGACGTCCCAGGCCGGGATGGGCAGCAGTGTGTCCACGGTCCAGGCCAATGAGTCCCCGGCTGCTCGCCAGGCAGCTGCCAAGCTGGCTCTGCGTAAGCAGCTGGAGAAGACCCTGCTGGATATCCCTCCTCCCAAACCTCCCGCCCCTGAATTCAACTTCCTGCCGTCAGCAGCCAACAACGAGTTCATCTACCTGGTGGGCCTGGAGGAGGTGGTGCAGAACCTGCTGGACACACTGGGACGGG GCAAGCAGCAGGGTCAGTCTGTTGCCCCAGAGACCCCCGTCCCCAAGGAGCCACACACCTGCGCCCAGTGCAAGACTGACTTCACGTCGCGCTGGCGCTCGGAGAAGAGCGGCCCCGTCCTGTGCGACCACTGCATGTCGTCCAACCTGAAGAAGGCCCTGAAGGCAGAGCACACCAACCGGCTGAAGGCGGCCTTCGTCAAGGCCCTGCAGCAGGAGCAGGAGATAGAGCAGCGCATCCTCCATCAGGCCGCCTCCCCCGTCTCCAAAACACCCTCTTCCTCTGGGATGAAGAGCGAGCACCAGCAGCACGTGCTGGTGTCACAGCAGTACAAGCAGGCCAGAGCCCAACTTCAGCAGCAGCATAGAGGCACGCCTGTGGCCCGCCACCACTCCTCCATCAAGCAG AGCCCTGGTCAACTGTCCCGTAGTGTGCAGCAGGCGGTGGGGTCTCGCAGTGTCAGTCACTCGTTCCCCACATCCTCTCAGCAGCTTCAGAACGCTGTGACGGCGGCCGCGCTGGCCAGCAGGCCAGGTAAGCATGCCATGCGCCCGGCGCAGGGGACAAAGGGCAGCAGCAGTAACCCCTCGGCCAACCCCAACGCCTGGAGGAAGCAGACCACCGGGAACTCAG GTTTGACCATGGCCTATGTGAACCCCAGCCTGTCTGTCAACAAGACCACCACCTCAGCCAACCTGGAGCGCCAGAGAGAGTACCTCCTGGACATGATCCCCTCCCGCTCCATCTCCCAGACAGCCAACACATGGAAATAG
- the LOC115158208 gene encoding transcriptional repressor p66-alpha isoform X6, with the protein MSEEAVRQTRSQKRALERDVVAPGSPEGELDIKKVKLENCEQPPAADGPIALVAVGGGDVVKTEQAAKVASMSILKTDEVKATIKVEVQTGDGPVDMSTSKSDLKKERQPLSPNNDVIVLSDNEPSSPVMNGLNHFRKTDTDLLMKSRPDERECIIKQLMEELRLQEAKLVLLKKLRQSQTQKESTVQKPTSGSVATPPPLVRGSMTSGKGVLQVSSVRSSGTVIPPPLVRGGQHVPSKQNSQATMPPLVRGAQIASLRQQQQQHSGSGPPPLLLAPRASVPNVQVQGQRIIQQGLIRVANVPNTNVLVNIPQGSQKGSSVTSQAGMGSSVSTVQANESPAARQAAAKLALRKQLEKTLLDIPPPKPPAPEFNFLPSAANNEFIYLVGLEEVVQNLLDTLGRGKQQGQSVAPETPVPKEPHTCAQCKTDFTSRWRSEKSGPVLCDHCMSSNLKKALKAEHTNRLKAAFVKALQQEQEIEQRILHQAASPVSKTPSSSGMKSEHQQHVLVSQQYKQARAQLQQQHRGTPVARHHSSIKQSPGQLSRSVQQAVGSRSVSHSFPTSSQQLQNAVTAAALASRPGKHAMRPAQGTKGSSSNPSANPNAWRKQTTGNSGLTMAYVNPSLSVNKTTTSANLERQREYLLDMIPSRSISQTANTWK; encoded by the exons ATGTCGGAGGAGGCGGTGCGTCAGACGCGCAGCCAGAAGCGGGCCCTGGAGAGGGACGTGGTGGCCCCTGGCAGCCCCGAGGGGGAGCTGGACATAAAGAAGGTGAAGCTGGAGAATTGTGAACAGCCACCTGCAGCAGACGGCCCTATAGCTCTAGTGGCTGTGGGGGGAGGAGATGTGGTGAAGACGGAGCAGGCAGCCAAGGTGGCCAGCATGAGCATCCTGAAGACCGACGAGGTCAAGGCTACCATCAAAGTGGAGGTGCAGACCGGGGACGGGCCTGTTGACATGAGCACGTCCAAGAG TGATTTAAAGAAAGAGAGGCAGCCCCTGTCACCAAACAATGACGTCATAGTGCTGTCAGACAACGAGCCGTCCAGCCCCGTCATGAACGGCCTGAACCACTTCAGGAAGACAGACACTGACCTGCTCATG AAGAGCAGGCCAGATGAGAGGGAGTGCATCATCAAACAGTTGATGGAGGAGCTGAGACTACAGGAGGCCAAGCTGGTGCTGCTGAAGAAACTACGACAGAGCCAGACACAGAAGGAGAGCACTGTACAGAAG ccaACCTCTGGCTCTGTAGCCACTCCTCCACCTCTGGTCAGAGGCAGCATGACATCAGGCAAAGGAGTGCTACAG GTGTCATCAGTCCGTAGCTCAGGCACAGTGATCCCTCCTCCATTGGTCCGGGGTGGGCAGCATGTCCCGTCCAAGCAGAACTCCCAGGCCACCATGCCACCCCTGGTCAGAGGGGCGCAG ATCGCGTCCCtgcggcagcagcagcagcagcactctgGGTCGGGCCCACCTCCCCTGCTGCTGGCCCCCAGAGCCTCGGTCCCCAACGTCCAGGTGCAGGGCCAGAGGATCATCCAGCAGGGCCTCATCAGGGTAGCCAACGTCCCAAACACCAACGTCCTGGTCAACATACCACAG GGCTCTCAGAAGGGCTCCTCCGTGACGTCCCAGGCCGGGATGGGCAGCAGTGTGTCCACGGTCCAGGCCAATGAGTCCCCGGCTGCTCGCCAGGCAGCTGCCAAGCTGGCTCTGCGTAAGCAGCTGGAGAAGACCCTGCTGGATATCCCTCCTCCCAAACCTCCCGCCCCTGAATTCAACTTCCTGCCGTCAGCAGCCAACAACGAGTTCATCTACCTGGTGGGCCTGGAGGAGGTGGTGCAGAACCTGCTGGACACACTGGGACGGG GCAAGCAGCAGGGTCAGTCTGTTGCCCCAGAGACCCCCGTCCCCAAGGAGCCACACACCTGCGCCCAGTGCAAGACTGACTTCACGTCGCGCTGGCGCTCGGAGAAGAGCGGCCCCGTCCTGTGCGACCACTGCATGTCGTCCAACCTGAAGAAGGCCCTGAAGGCAGAGCACACCAACCGGCTGAAGGCGGCCTTCGTCAAGGCCCTGCAGCAGGAGCAGGAGATAGAGCAGCGCATCCTCCATCAGGCCGCCTCCCCCGTCTCCAAAACACCCTCTTCCTCTGGGATGAAGAGCGAGCACCAGCAGCACGTGCTGGTGTCACAGCAGTACAAGCAGGCCAGAGCCCAACTTCAGCAGCAGCATAGAGGCACGCCTGTGGCCCGCCACCACTCCTCCATCAAGCAG AGCCCTGGTCAACTGTCCCGTAGTGTGCAGCAGGCGGTGGGGTCTCGCAGTGTCAGTCACTCGTTCCCCACATCCTCTCAGCAGCTTCAGAACGCTGTGACGGCGGCCGCGCTGGCCAGCAGGCCAGGTAAGCATGCCATGCGCCCGGCGCAGGGGACAAAGGGCAGCAGCAGTAACCCCTCGGCCAACCCCAACGCCTGGAGGAAGCAGACCACCGGGAACTCAG GTTTGACCATGGCCTATGTGAACCCCAGCCTGTCTGTCAACAAGACCACCACCTCAGCCAACCTGGAGCGCCAGAGAGAGTACCTCCTGGACATGATCCCCTCCCGCTCCATCTCCCAGACAGCCAACACATGGAAATAG
- the LOC115158208 gene encoding transcriptional repressor p66-alpha isoform X2: MSEEAVRQTRSQKRALERDVVAPGSPEGELDIKKVKLENCEQPPAADGPIALVAVGGGDVVKTEQAAKVASMSILKTDEVKATIKVEVQTGDGPVDMSTSKSDLKKERQPLSPNNDVIVLSDNEPSSPVMNGLNHFRKTDTDLLMKSRPDERECIIKQLMEELRLQEAKLVLLKKLRQSQTQKESTVQKPTSGSVATPPPLVRGSMTSGKGVLQVSSVRSSGTVIPPPLVRGGQHVPSKQNSQATMPPLVRGAQPIAVSPQQIASLRQQQQQHSGSGPPPLLLAPRASVPNVQVQGQRIIQQGLIRVANVPNTNVLVNIPQGSQKGSSVTSQAGMGSSVSTVQANESPAARQAAAKLALRKQLEKTLLDIPPPKPPAPEFNFLPSAANNEFIYLVGLEEVVQNLLDTLGRGKQQGQSVAPETPVPKEPHTCAQCKTDFTSRWRSEKSGPVLCDHCMSSNLKKALKAEHTNRLKAAFVKALQQEQEIEQRILHQAASPVSKTPSSSGMKSEHQQHVLVSQQYKQARAQLQQQHRGTPVARHHSSIKQSPGQLSRSVQQAVGSRSVSHSFPTSSQQLQNAVTAAALASRPGKHAMRPAQGTKGSSSNPSANPNAWRKQTTGNSGLTMAYVNPSLSVNKTTTSANLERQREYLLDMIPSRSISQTANTWK; the protein is encoded by the exons ATGTCGGAGGAGGCGGTGCGTCAGACGCGCAGCCAGAAGCGGGCCCTGGAGAGGGACGTGGTGGCCCCTGGCAGCCCCGAGGGGGAGCTGGACATAAAGAAGGTGAAGCTGGAGAATTGTGAACAGCCACCTGCAGCAGACGGCCCTATAGCTCTAGTGGCTGTGGGGGGAGGAGATGTGGTGAAGACGGAGCAGGCAGCCAAGGTGGCCAGCATGAGCATCCTGAAGACCGACGAGGTCAAGGCTACCATCAAAGTGGAGGTGCAGACCGGGGACGGGCCTGTTGACATGAGCACGTCCAAGAG TGATTTAAAGAAAGAGAGGCAGCCCCTGTCACCAAACAATGACGTCATAGTGCTGTCAGACAACGAGCCGTCCAGCCCCGTCATGAACGGCCTGAACCACTTCAGGAAGACAGACACTGACCTGCTCATG AAGAGCAGGCCAGATGAGAGGGAGTGCATCATCAAACAGTTGATGGAGGAGCTGAGACTACAGGAGGCCAAGCTGGTGCTGCTGAAGAAACTACGACAGAGCCAGACACAGAAGGAGAGCACTGTACAGAAG ccaACCTCTGGCTCTGTAGCCACTCCTCCACCTCTGGTCAGAGGCAGCATGACATCAGGCAAAGGAGTGCTACAG GTGTCATCAGTCCGTAGCTCAGGCACAGTGATCCCTCCTCCATTGGTCCGGGGTGGGCAGCATGTCCCGTCCAAGCAGAACTCCCAGGCCACCATGCCACCCCTGGTCAGAGGGGCGCAG CCCATCGCGGTATCTCCCCAGCAGATCGCGTCCCtgcggcagcagcagcagcagcactctgGGTCGGGCCCACCTCCCCTGCTGCTGGCCCCCAGAGCCTCGGTCCCCAACGTCCAGGTGCAGGGCCAGAGGATCATCCAGCAGGGCCTCATCAGGGTAGCCAACGTCCCAAACACCAACGTCCTGGTCAACATACCACAG GGCTCTCAGAAGGGCTCCTCCGTGACGTCCCAGGCCGGGATGGGCAGCAGTGTGTCCACGGTCCAGGCCAATGAGTCCCCGGCTGCTCGCCAGGCAGCTGCCAAGCTGGCTCTGCGTAAGCAGCTGGAGAAGACCCTGCTGGATATCCCTCCTCCCAAACCTCCCGCCCCTGAATTCAACTTCCTGCCGTCAGCAGCCAACAACGAGTTCATCTACCTGGTGGGCCTGGAGGAGGTGGTGCAGAACCTGCTGGACACACTGGGACGGG GCAAGCAGCAGGGTCAGTCTGTTGCCCCAGAGACCCCCGTCCCCAAGGAGCCACACACCTGCGCCCAGTGCAAGACTGACTTCACGTCGCGCTGGCGCTCGGAGAAGAGCGGCCCCGTCCTGTGCGACCACTGCATGTCGTCCAACCTGAAGAAGGCCCTGAAGGCAGAGCACACCAACCGGCTGAAGGCGGCCTTCGTCAAGGCCCTGCAGCAGGAGCAGGAGATAGAGCAGCGCATCCTCCATCAGGCCGCCTCCCCCGTCTCCAAAACACCCTCTTCCTCTGGGATGAAGAGCGAGCACCAGCAGCACGTGCTGGTGTCACAGCAGTACAAGCAGGCCAGAGCCCAACTTCAGCAGCAGCATAGAGGCACGCCTGTGGCCCGCCACCACTCCTCCATCAAGCAG AGCCCTGGTCAACTGTCCCGTAGTGTGCAGCAGGCGGTGGGGTCTCGCAGTGTCAGTCACTCGTTCCCCACATCCTCTCAGCAGCTTCAGAACGCTGTGACGGCGGCCGCGCTGGCCAGCAGGCCAGGTAAGCATGCCATGCGCCCGGCGCAGGGGACAAAGGGCAGCAGCAGTAACCCCTCGGCCAACCCCAACGCCTGGAGGAAGCAGACCACCGGGAACTCAG GTTTGACCATGGCCTATGTGAACCCCAGCCTGTCTGTCAACAAGACCACCACCTCAGCCAACCTGGAGCGCCAGAGAGAGTACCTCCTGGACATGATCCCCTCCCGCTCCATCTCCCAGACAGCCAACACATGGAAATAG
- the LOC115158208 gene encoding transcriptional repressor p66-alpha isoform X1: MSEEAVRQTRSQKRALERDVVAPGSPEGELDIKKVKLENCEQPPAADGPIALVAVGGGDVVKTEQAAKVASMSILKTDEVKATIKVEVQTGDGPVDMSTSKSDLKKERQPLSPNNDVIVLSDNEPSSPVMNGLNHFRKTDTDLLMKSRPDERECIIKQLMEELRLQEAKLVLLKKLRQSQTQKESTVQKPTSGSVATPPPLVRGSMTSGKGVLQVSSVRSSGTVIPPPLVRGGQHVPSKQNSQATMPPLVRGAQVTYTLPIAVSPQQIASLRQQQQQHSGSGPPPLLLAPRASVPNVQVQGQRIIQQGLIRVANVPNTNVLVNIPQGSQKGSSVTSQAGMGSSVSTVQANESPAARQAAAKLALRKQLEKTLLDIPPPKPPAPEFNFLPSAANNEFIYLVGLEEVVQNLLDTLGRGKQQGQSVAPETPVPKEPHTCAQCKTDFTSRWRSEKSGPVLCDHCMSSNLKKALKAEHTNRLKAAFVKALQQEQEIEQRILHQAASPVSKTPSSSGMKSEHQQHVLVSQQYKQARAQLQQQHRGTPVARHHSSIKQSPGQLSRSVQQAVGSRSVSHSFPTSSQQLQNAVTAAALASRPGKHAMRPAQGTKGSSSNPSANPNAWRKQTTGNSGLTMAYVNPSLSVNKTTTSANLERQREYLLDMIPSRSISQTANTWK, encoded by the exons ATGTCGGAGGAGGCGGTGCGTCAGACGCGCAGCCAGAAGCGGGCCCTGGAGAGGGACGTGGTGGCCCCTGGCAGCCCCGAGGGGGAGCTGGACATAAAGAAGGTGAAGCTGGAGAATTGTGAACAGCCACCTGCAGCAGACGGCCCTATAGCTCTAGTGGCTGTGGGGGGAGGAGATGTGGTGAAGACGGAGCAGGCAGCCAAGGTGGCCAGCATGAGCATCCTGAAGACCGACGAGGTCAAGGCTACCATCAAAGTGGAGGTGCAGACCGGGGACGGGCCTGTTGACATGAGCACGTCCAAGAG TGATTTAAAGAAAGAGAGGCAGCCCCTGTCACCAAACAATGACGTCATAGTGCTGTCAGACAACGAGCCGTCCAGCCCCGTCATGAACGGCCTGAACCACTTCAGGAAGACAGACACTGACCTGCTCATG AAGAGCAGGCCAGATGAGAGGGAGTGCATCATCAAACAGTTGATGGAGGAGCTGAGACTACAGGAGGCCAAGCTGGTGCTGCTGAAGAAACTACGACAGAGCCAGACACAGAAGGAGAGCACTGTACAGAAG ccaACCTCTGGCTCTGTAGCCACTCCTCCACCTCTGGTCAGAGGCAGCATGACATCAGGCAAAGGAGTGCTACAG GTGTCATCAGTCCGTAGCTCAGGCACAGTGATCCCTCCTCCATTGGTCCGGGGTGGGCAGCATGTCCCGTCCAAGCAGAACTCCCAGGCCACCATGCCACCCCTGGTCAGAGGGGCGCAGGTAACTTATACTCTG CCCATCGCGGTATCTCCCCAGCAGATCGCGTCCCtgcggcagcagcagcagcagcactctgGGTCGGGCCCACCTCCCCTGCTGCTGGCCCCCAGAGCCTCGGTCCCCAACGTCCAGGTGCAGGGCCAGAGGATCATCCAGCAGGGCCTCATCAGGGTAGCCAACGTCCCAAACACCAACGTCCTGGTCAACATACCACAG GGCTCTCAGAAGGGCTCCTCCGTGACGTCCCAGGCCGGGATGGGCAGCAGTGTGTCCACGGTCCAGGCCAATGAGTCCCCGGCTGCTCGCCAGGCAGCTGCCAAGCTGGCTCTGCGTAAGCAGCTGGAGAAGACCCTGCTGGATATCCCTCCTCCCAAACCTCCCGCCCCTGAATTCAACTTCCTGCCGTCAGCAGCCAACAACGAGTTCATCTACCTGGTGGGCCTGGAGGAGGTGGTGCAGAACCTGCTGGACACACTGGGACGGG GCAAGCAGCAGGGTCAGTCTGTTGCCCCAGAGACCCCCGTCCCCAAGGAGCCACACACCTGCGCCCAGTGCAAGACTGACTTCACGTCGCGCTGGCGCTCGGAGAAGAGCGGCCCCGTCCTGTGCGACCACTGCATGTCGTCCAACCTGAAGAAGGCCCTGAAGGCAGAGCACACCAACCGGCTGAAGGCGGCCTTCGTCAAGGCCCTGCAGCAGGAGCAGGAGATAGAGCAGCGCATCCTCCATCAGGCCGCCTCCCCCGTCTCCAAAACACCCTCTTCCTCTGGGATGAAGAGCGAGCACCAGCAGCACGTGCTGGTGTCACAGCAGTACAAGCAGGCCAGAGCCCAACTTCAGCAGCAGCATAGAGGCACGCCTGTGGCCCGCCACCACTCCTCCATCAAGCAG AGCCCTGGTCAACTGTCCCGTAGTGTGCAGCAGGCGGTGGGGTCTCGCAGTGTCAGTCACTCGTTCCCCACATCCTCTCAGCAGCTTCAGAACGCTGTGACGGCGGCCGCGCTGGCCAGCAGGCCAGGTAAGCATGCCATGCGCCCGGCGCAGGGGACAAAGGGCAGCAGCAGTAACCCCTCGGCCAACCCCAACGCCTGGAGGAAGCAGACCACCGGGAACTCAG GTTTGACCATGGCCTATGTGAACCCCAGCCTGTCTGTCAACAAGACCACCACCTCAGCCAACCTGGAGCGCCAGAGAGAGTACCTCCTGGACATGATCCCCTCCCGCTCCATCTCCCAGACAGCCAACACATGGAAATAG